TCGATACGGCGACGCTAGGCACCCGGGCTTTCACTCACGCCCTCAAAAATCATTTGATCGCGATTCAATCGGAAGCCTCCTATCTGAAGGAGCGCCATCAGAAGGATACCGAATCCCTGTATAGTCTTGAGCTTATTCTGAAATCATCGCAAACGGCGCTTACAAGCATTAATGATGCGGCAGATAAGTTGAAGAATATTCAACTCAATCTCCAGCCCATGTTCGTCGATCTGCCGCTACAACAAGCTATAGCCAATTTACGCGACCAATCGAATGGCTGCCAGCTCGACTATCGGGCAAGCGCAGTTCCGGCGCGTTGTTATCTCGATCATGAACATTTCGCGGAAGCGGTTTACAACCTCCTGATTAATGCCAGTGAATCGCTGCAAAACCGGGATGACGGTCTCATTATTGTCGAAACCAGCCAGCAAAATGGCTGGTCCTTGATCCGTATTTCTGACAATGGTCCTGGCGTCGCCGAGGAAAATCTGGAGGCGATCTTCGACCCCTTTTTCACAACGAAATCTTCGGTAAACAACTGGGGGATCGGGTTGTCCTACTGTCACAAAATCGTACTTGCCCACGACGGCAAAATTCTTGTGGAAAGCAAAGAAGGCACAGGGACGACGTTCACCCTATGCCTGCCTATGATCTAATGCGAATGGAATGATAAAGACGGAGGTTCATACCGATGACACAGCCTAGAATGCGGATCCTCATTGCCGACGATATGGAAGCCCACATTAGAAGACTGGAGAGAACCTTCTCCCAACATGCGGATTTTGAATGTGTCGCGCGCGCAACATCCGGCTATGAAACAGTGAGTCTGGCCGGTTCGCACCAGCCCGATGTGATTTTAATGGATATCGAGATGGAAAGTCAGTATGCCGGGATACACGCAGCCAAACTGGTACACGAGAAACACCCGCAGATCAAGATTATCGTGCTGACCGTTCATAAGGATGAGAACTTCATCTTTGCCGCCTTTCAAACGGGAATTACCGATTATTTGCTCAAAGATGCATCTGACTCAGAAGTCATCGAAGCTGTTCGGGCTGCTTTTAACAATGAATCTCCCATCCGTCCGATGATCGCCGAGAAAATTAGAGAAGAATTCGTTCGCGTGAAAAAAGCAGAGACCAGCCTGCTGAATATCATTCAAATCATCTCGGAGCTTACCCCAAGCGAGCTTCAGGTGCTTCGTCTGCTGTGCGAAGGCAAGAAGCGAAAGCAAATTGCTGACGAGCGCTGCGTGGAGTATGAAACGATTAAGAAACAAATCAACTCGATTCTAAAAAAGTTTCAAATGCCCGATGCCGCCGCAGTCGTTCGGACGATCAACGATTTGCGCATATTTGAAGTGTTGAAGAAGCTGTGAGTGTTTGATAAAGCGGCAGATTAGGACCGATTAATGTCCTAGCCTGCCGTTTTTTTTATAGAATTGCTAATGACTATTGACAATGCATGGAAATTATTTTAGGATAAAAACAACAAGAAAATGAATGAACCATTCATTCATTAATGCGAAAGGGAGTTGAATAACGATGGAGAAAATAACGATTAACAAGTCCTCACTGCAAGGCAAGTATGTTGTAATTACCGGGGCAACCAGTGGCATTGGGCTTGCCGCGGCCAAAGAACTCGCAACTCGAGGCGCTAACCTCGGAATCGTAGCACGTAATCAGGCCAAAGCGAATCAAGTTGCAGCTCAAATCAAGGCATCAACCGGGGGCAGCACGACTGTGGACATATTCTTGGCTGACATGGCTTCTCAGAAGTCCATTCGTCAGGTCGCCGCGGAGATTTTGAAGAAATGTTCAAGAATAGACATTCTGATCAACAATGCCGGCGCCTTGTTCGAAACGCGACAACTAACTGTCGACGGTTTGGAAATGACTTGGGCCGTTAACCATCTAGCACCTTTCCTTCTAACTACACTTCTCCTTGATCGAATGAAGGAAAGCGCGCATGCCCGCGTTATTACGACTTCATCCCATGGGCACAAGATGGCCAAAAAAGGCATTAACTTTGACGATCTCAGTGCAGAGCGACTCTATAGCTTTCCTCATAAGCTCATTGGCGGTTCTACATTTCGCTATGCTGAAACCAAGCTCGCTAATATTATGTTCACGGCTGAATTGGCGAATCGGCTGGAGGGAACAGGAGTCACCGCATACTGCTTCGATCCGGGGCTTGTTTCCACGAATTTCAACCAGAATAACGGTCTGTTGGCCCGTATGACCATGGCCGTTATGAAAATGTTCTCACGGACCCCGGAGAAAGGTGCTGAAACTTTGGTATGGTTGGTGGACTCAGACGAAATTACCTGTCACAATGGTCATTATTACACCGACATGCAAATGACCATCCCCTCTATTCCCGCTCAGAACATGAATGCCGCAAAGCGATTATGGGCGATTAGTGCGGAGCAGGTTCGAATTTAAGAATTGGAGAGTGAATAACGTTGACACAGCAAAATGAACAATCCCCAGATCCCCTTCACGATGAACGTCGAGAACAGATTAAGAGCGCAGCTCTTAAAGTATTCGCTCAACGAGGAATTGCGGGTACGAAAATGAGCATGATCGCTGCTGAAGCCGGCATTAGCCAAGGCCTGTCCTACCGCTATTTCAGCTCCAAGGAAGAGCTCTTTACTGTACTTGTGCAGGAAGCGATCGAAGAAGCCCAACTGGCGATTAGGAACGTTAACCATCTGCCTGGTACACCCAAAGAACAATTAAGAGCATTATCCAAGCGTATGCTTGATGACAGTCATAAACATTATTTCTTGCTGCTTCAGCAGGCGCAAACATCAGATGAGGTACCTGTAAAGACCAAACAAATTATCGATCACTATTCTCCGAAAGATACAATCGACCAACTGGTCCCATTATTCATCAAGGGACAACAATCCGGAGAATTCTGTGAAGGCGATCCCTACAAGCTATTGATCCTCTATCTCTCCGTCATTACCGGACTCATGCTGCAGGAATCACCCACCAATGAAGGCTGGCTGCAAGAGGTTGACAACTTGATGAAGATTATAACCTAATGGTCACCGGGCATTCTTCTTCGCTTACATGACAGCGGAACAAGAAAAGATTGCCAACCATCCAGCCAGAATACAGGATAGCAGGCAATCTTTTTGAATTTTTCCTATTAGCCTTGGTAGCTGGTCGCTGCGTTTCTGTTCCCTACTTTAACCGTAACATTCTTCGTCTGACCATCTCGCGAAATGGTTATTTTCAGTTCGTCTCCAACGGCCGCGGCTTGCACAGCTTTGGTAAGCTCATCCGTATTGGAAATGGCGGTGCCATTCACATCCAGAATAACGTCGTACTGACGAATGCCCGCTGCAAAAGCTGGCGTACCTTGCTGCACCTCAGCAACTATGGCACCTTTGGTGCTGTTGATCTTTAAGTCTTCGAGCATATCGGTCGAAATATTCTGCAGAGCTACACCAATGTAAGGTGCTGGCTCTTTGGGAATCGTTTCGTTATTTTTCAGTTTATCAACAACAGAACTAATCGTACTTGCTGGAATTGCAAAGCCCATTCCTTGCGCTTCAGAGTTCACTGCTGTATTGATGCCGATTACTTCCCCATTCAAATTCAACAGCGGACCGCCCGAGTTGCCTGGGTTGATTGCGGTGTCCGTTTGCAGCAAGTGCTTATAGTTTCGCGTACCCTGCTCATCATCGATGCTGATCTCGCGTTCTTTGGCGCTTAGAACACCTGTCGTCACGGAGTAATCGAAATCATACGGATTGCCAATAGCAACAAGCCAATCCCCTACTTGCGTAGTGTCGGAGCTGCCTAATTTCAGTGAAGGGAAAGCTTTATCCCCTTGAATTTTGAGCACAGCCAAATCTAGATCATAACTGCTTCCAAGCAGTTTTGCTGTAAAAGGTGTGTCATAACCTTGCACGTAAACATCTATTTCGTCTGCGCCATCAATGACATGCTCATTCGTTAAAATATAACCGCTCGAATCGAAAATGAAGCCTGATCCAATCCCATTTTCAATGGTATCTCCGCTTTCAGCACCTTGTTGCAGTGTGTTTCTTCTATTCTGTCCCTTATTCGTCTGTTTTACTTTCGTCTCTATTTTCACAATGGCGGGACTCGCTGTTTTCACAATGGCTGAGACACTGTTCGTTCCTGCTCCGGTCAATGATGCCGTTTGAACATTAGCTGCCGCCGAGTTGGCTGCACCAGCAGCGACGCCTGATTGAACAGGTTGAGCATCATACCCAAACAGATCCATCTTATCGGACGTGAACATCAACCCACCGACAACGACTGCGCCAGCCATAAAAGCTGCGAACATAGATTTCACTTTGGTGCCCTGCGTCTTGTTTTCATTCATGCTATTACCGCCTTTCGTCTACCATCTATTCGATTAGTGTTGATAGATAGAAGTATAGGGCACTAACCTGAAGTATTACTTAAGTTTGGCTGATAGGCATATGAAAGTTAACTGAAAGTACGCTGAAGATGCCGCTGTAGAATAGCGTTAAAGTTGGAGAATCGCCGCGAATTAAAGACTGAGAATGTGCCGCGCGAACGGCATTTCGGGCGGGTTAAGGTTGAAATTCACCGCCGGATTTTCATTAACCCACCCTAGCTCCATGAGAGAGTGAAAACAATACAGATTGCTCCCTATCCATTCTCAAACCTGTGACGGCGAATGTTTTAAAATCTATGCCCTCCATCGTGGCCCCTCTTACATCAGCACCCTGCAATTTCGCCTTGGACAGTATCGCCATAGTCAGATCACAATCTCTTAAGTCCGCTTTTTCAAGATCGGCTCCTGACAAGTCTGCTTCATGAAATTTAACCCCACGTAAATCCTGTCTAACTAATCTAGCGTGTCGCAAATTTGTATATGACCAATCGCCTTGAAATATAGTAATCCCATCCATATTGGTGCCAGAGAAATCCGAACCGGTCATCTTGCATGTTTCAAATTTGGAAACAAAGAGGTTGGCTCCGTTAAAGTTACAATTCTCAAACGCGGATTCTTTATGATAAGAGCCATTCAAAGAGGCTCCACGAAAATCACACTCTACGAAACGGCAATTGCTGGATGTAATCTCCTCTAGTGATCCGTTTGTAAACGAACAACGATTAAAGGTACAACTTAATAGCTCGCCGTACCTTAGATCTTGTGTGCCAAAACTTAATCCTGCATAATTTTGTTTGCTATGCTGAAACATAAGAGGCCTCCTAATTATTAGTACGCTATTTTCCCCACTTTTTTAATATAGCACATGGCTGTCAAGTACCCTTATGATCTCGATTAAAAGTCAAGCGACTTATTTTTTTCAAAAGGCGGCTAGGTCATCTACAATTGTGCGCTCAGGGGGAAATAAGCTCGCCCTAGCTTATTCTCTGCGCAGAGAAGAGCTCCATCATGGCGGGAGGACCCACAACGCACATAAAAAAGCTGCCAAGCATTCGGCAGCCTAACCTTTAACCTTTATGATATCTGGGATAAATCATTCCGCATGGCAAATCCATCCTGCAAAAATGCCAGTAGAATAAAACCGGGTGATATTCGTAAAGCCAGATTCTGCCAACAGCCCTTCGATTTGATTCTCAGAAATGAAAGAAATTTTCATAATGCCGTTGTTTACCAACTCATTCACTTTGCGTGCATCGGATCCGGCATCCAGCCAAAAGCTTTTCCATACGTTTAATCGGTCTCGAAGTTCAGCAGAATCGCGCTCTCCGTAAGCACTAACCAGTACGAATGGGGCTCCCTGCTGCATATGATCCTTAATAGTTCTGAGCAACTTCAACTTCTCTTGGATATCATCAATGAAATGAAGAACCAAGATGCAGCTTACTGCGTCGAACTTCGAGCCAGGAAGCGGCAGGTCGTCAATTGTTCCGTGGATGAGCTTCACGCGGTTTTCCAGGCCTAGTTGATCTGATTTATTGTTAGCTATCTTAAGCATCTCTTCAGAAATGTCGATTCCCGTGAACGTCCATTGTGGGTTAGACGGTCCCCATGCGGCAAGTTCATTGCCGCCACCGGCGCCGATCACGAGCAAAGAGGCTGCTTTGTCGCTTAGTTGGGCTCGATAGTAAGACTGAACCATCGTGAATAACGTATCATAGGTGGGAATCGAGATTCGACTATTTTTCTCATAAATAAGAGCCTTTTCGGAGTTGAATGTTTGCTCTTCCTTCATTTGCTAGATGCCTCCTTGTTCCAATCCTCCATAATTAACTCGTTGTTTATGCTCACACCGGCCATTGCGCCTAAGGATGCGGCTGCTATTGCTTGATACATCTCTGATGCTGAATCTCCTGCACCGTAAACACCCGGTACATTCGTTTTACCAAATTTATCAACGACGACCGTTCCTGCTTCTGTCATCTCGCAACCTATTGCTCGCGGCAGTTCTGATCCAGTCACAAGCTTAGGTCCAAAGAAAATGCCCGTGCACGGAATTGCTGTCCCGTCCTCCAGTTCAACTTGTTGAACCATCCCTTCATTGGATACAATGGATCGGATAGGCGAGTCAAAAACAGGAACGTTATGTTGAGCAAGCTCCTCTTTTTCTGCGCTTGTCATTTCATCAGGACCATGGGTGCAAATTGTGAAATGGTCCGTCCATCCGGAAATCATTTTGGCTAAGTGAAGCGCATTTGCTCCCTTAACAATTAAGACCAGCGGCTGGTCTCTTAATTCCCAGCCATCGCAATAAGGGCATACGAAGGCGCTTTTGCCATATACATCAGCCAATCCGTTAATATCCAACGGAACATCCTTTTTTCCTACTGCAAAAAGCACCTTTTTGCTCCCATAGATCGTACCCTGAGCAGTCGTAATTTGGAAATGACCATCGGTTCCCGCGATCGAAACTGCAGTATCCGCTGCAAAATGGACAGACGGATATACGCTAATCTGTTCCTTTGCAATTCTCCGAAACTCGCTTGGACTGATACCATCTCTCGTAAGATAACCGTGAGTTTCGCGAGTAACCTGATTACGCGGACGCCCTTCATCAATGACGATCACATTTTTTCTTGCTCTGCCTAATACAAGAGCCGCATTCAATCCCGCTGGTCCTCCGCCGATAATCACACAATCATAAGTCATTTTGATCTTCCTTTCCTGTCTGTATTATTAAGGATTTAAAAGACACTTAATATCCTTAATTATCGTTTAAAAATGACGGAGTCTACTCCGCCTTAACTACATTTGCCAAATCGGCTATTTTCTTACTTGCCAAATACTGTTCCAAATTTCGCTCTGCATCCATGACCACCTGTTGAATCGGACATTCGTTTCCGTGATTAAAGCTGCATTCGAACAAGGAGGCGCTGCCTTCGATCGCACGAATGATATCGAGAAAAGAAATATCTTCCTGCTTATGCCGGAGTCGATATCCACCGTTCGCACCCGGTGAGGACTGAATCAGTCCCGCCTTGACAATCTTGGTCATCAACTTGGATAGATAGGTCTGTGAAACGCCCAGCTTCTCAGCCAGCAATTGCACGCCAACAGGCTTATCAGGTGCTGACTTCACAAGATAAAGCATCGCGTGAAGCGCATAGTCAGTCGCTTGAGAATACTTCATTCTGTTCAGCACCTCCATTAAAGAGTATATGAGTCTATAATAGCTTTAATTGAGTTGAAAAACAAGGCTTATTCTATTTGGTTATTTTGTTATTAACTGTTGCAGGAAATCACCATCCATTTTATCCATTTCATACCAAGTATTATCCGTAGGGGAAAAAACAAAAATCGTCCTCTTATCTTGATGCATTGCTGCTATATAGTGTTTTCCTTGAAACTCTTTTTCCACCAACACTTTATATTGTCGTTCCTCTTTTTGAGTTGACCTATAAGTGAAAGAATCATTCCTAATCAGTGGGTTTTTAGATAAATAAATAGCATTCAGCTGAGGTAGGGGAAATCTACCTAATAAAAAAGCTTGTCCTATAATTATTCTTTGTTCTGAATAAACGGAGTATTTCCATTCAAACCAATCCAGCGGGAATAACGGTCGTATGAGGTTTTCTGCTGTGGGAATCACCTCAATTGAAGCTTCCGGTGTCAAATTAAATTGATTCTTAATTTGATACAGAAATATTTGTTTATCTACTTCGCGTACTCCTAGATATACTATGGCAAAAGTAAGAAAAACAGATACAACTCTCTTTTGGGTAGGCTGAAAAAACATTGTACCTAAACTAATGACTAAAGGAACCAAAAACCAAGGGTCTCCTAGAAGCAGAACATCAAAGCTAATTTCGGCATCAAAAAACGGATAAAAGAAAGGAACCCCATGTTCTAAGGAATCGGGTACCAAATGAGCTCCCCAAATAATGGCTACCGCTATACCAAATTGCTTACTGAAAGTCTTTTTTCTCGTAATCATAGCAAAACCTAGCCCTAAAAATAGAGAAAACAGAATGGAATGACTTAAACTAATGAGACTAGAAAGAAAATACTTAAAAAAATCAGGAGATATCGCTATCATTGCCCCGTAAATCAGCATCGGAAAATTTTGCATACGTTTATTTTGAAAACCGTTATTCAATAGATATGCCAAAATGCTACCTAGAACCGCATGCGTTAATACGTGAGAAATTAATACATACATATTAGTTACCCAAACCATCCTCTCTTTTCATGTAATCAGAAATCAGACATTGCTATATGCACAATTATACCATAAAATAACAATTTTAATATTATAATACACTTCCCATTTCCTCAGATCGATGCCTGCAACAAGCGCAAAAAAAAGCGAACTGCGCATCTCTGCGCAGCTCACTTTTTTCAACGAGAAAACCATTCCAGAAAATCCTCGCTCCCACCGAACTGCCTCTTCTCAAGCCTGGCCGAAAATGTGCTGCAATACATATAGATTTTCTTTTAGCTTGGACAACGTGTCTTCAATGCTGACCTCGCCTTTCTTGAACCCCCGATCATCCTGATCGCATGACTTGCAGTAGATGATGCCGGACTTGTTCACCTTGCCGCATTCGCAGGTCCATTTGTCTGAATCGTGCTTCCCCCGTTGAACAAACGTGCGCGTGACTAGATGAATCAGCTTCTCGAGCTTGCCAATGTCATCAACGTGATACTTGCGTTTATCTCCGGATACGATAACAAGCGCATATTTCTTCACGATCCATTCCGTATTGGTGACGAGCAGGTTCTCGATGAAATCATAGTCCGTCAGCTTCGCTTGTTTGATCACGGTCATCGCTTTGCCGTTGGTTTGGAGCTTGTCGTACAAGAACGCCTTGGCGAGCGGCTCTTCAACACCCGCGAAATATTGAAACACATTTTCTAGCGAATTATTGTAATCATAATCGATCGAATGATAAAACTTGAATACTTGGGCCATCACTTCTGGCGAATAATACTCCAAAATGGTAGGCCAATAGTTCGGCACCACATTAAAATCTTGGTTCACGTTATTAATCATACTCAACCGTTTGTGCTCGTACTGGTATTTCTCGAATGAGATCTCATCCTTCACACCAGCGGCTGCGACTTCCTTCTCATAACCATAATCCGGGATGAAGGCGGACGTTCCGGTTGCCGTGACCATAAACATTTGTTTGCCTTTACCGGAAACCTCATCATGGTCAATCCTCACTCCTACGATTGCGTTAGCCCCCAATTTGACGGCCTCCTCTGTCAGCAGGTGTATCACTTCGTCATAAATGCTTTTCAATTGTTTCTGATAGGTGGCGGACCGACCGCCAAAAACATCGCTAAAACTAGCGAATAAGTCGGAGAATAGATCGACGCCAGTCACGACTCTTGCCGACACGATCCCTCTGTAATGTTCGAGTTTGATCGCTTCATTAACAGATGTCGTTGTAATTAACACACCATTTTTCGCCATGTGTATCGCCTCCATGAGATGCTGCCAGCCACTATTCGTTTCTTATTATTAGATCTATCTGACGTATGAAATCTTCCGCAAGTTCTAGCTGTCTAGTTGCAAATTCCAGATCTCCGTGACCTGCAAGGGCGAAATCCAAATTACCTAACGTAGACATTAGTGTACGCGCGGTAATAGCAAATCCAAAAGCTTCTAGATCCGCGCCATTGTTGAGCTGGCCCAATATGTATGTAAAGGTGGGTTCCTGAGTGCCGCCGAATAATGCCAGATTACCAACATATGAAGCCAGATCCCAGTAAGCAGGCATCAATGATACATCTTCGAAGTCCGTCCAAACCCAACCATCAGGGGTTGGTAATAAGTTTCTTGAATGAGCATCTCCATGACACGGTATTAGCAAACTGGGCTCGAGCCGCATTTGTTTATCTACCTTTAGAAACACTTGGATAAGTGCTTGTATACGCAGATCGGAGTGTTTCCTCAATCTGGCAGCCGATTGACTTGTCCGCTCCCAAACACCCAGCATAGGAAGCTCGTCAAAGAAATCTTTCATTGCTAGTGAAAGTCCGTTTACCAATTCGACTACTTCACTCGGTGAAGGAGGTTGAATTACTGTGGGAGGGATATAGTCCCACAATGTCATCCAAGTACCCGCTACATCGTGTGGTCCTGCATCACTAAGGTCAGCAGGACATAACACGGGGACGCCCTTGGATTGGAGGTGACGTGATACACGCAACTCACGATCAAGTATTTTGTATGCGTACTCTGCATTTTCTTTGGAAATAACAGTAGCTATTCGGGCCACAATCGGGTAGGGAGCCAAGTGAATGATCAGGTTCCCACCATTACTGAGTTCAATTGGTGTAATGTCAGTTAAACCATTACTTTCAGCAATTGATATTACTTGTGAAATAAGTATGCCTTTCTCCAATACTACAACAGCTCCTTATTTGTTTGAGTTAATCGAGATAGACCTCAATCCAGACATTTGGCGAAGCGTTCCGTTACTTGAATGCCTCTGTGCCAATCCGTCCCTCCGTCTTCAATCGTCCAGCAAGCCTCAAGCACGCCTCGCACCACACCCCACATCGCGATTCGGCGGGGGTCCAAATTGAGGCGGTCAGCCATAATCGCAATTCGACTCCGCAGCACCTGCTCACAGTCACCACCCCGATCCTCGTAGTTAAGCAGATACTGGACCGTATCGAAATGGATGTCGCCGATGATGCCTTTAGGGTCAATGACAGCCCATTGCTCTTCGCCTTGTCGAAGGATATTTTCATGATGCAGATCACCATGCAACAGGAAATTCTCAGGCGTGGTCGTGATGAGGTACTCCAGACATTCTTCCGCATTTTCCACCCAGCTCTCAGGTAGCGGTGCGGCTATGCTCATGTCGTCGAATCGCTTGCGGTATCGCTCGATTGCCGCGAAGTGCTGCTTCATGGACGGGTAGAGTCTGCCCGTTGGGGCCAGTAGGTGAAGGCGGCGAAATACTTCGCAAAAGATATTCGTTGCACGCGAGTCATCTTCAATTATGGATAACGGTGTGCCAGGGTCGGCACCCTCCAGCAGGGCCACCCCCCACTCCTCGTCTGCATCAAGCACTTGAATCGCCCCACGGCCCTCAAAGGCGCGCAGTACACTGACTTCTCTAGAAAGCTCCTCCTTCATGAAAGATGCTTTAAGGACGACTGGCTTCCCATCGCTGCGTGTTGCGCGCAGCACGAAGTTATAGGTTAAATTGGAAAATGGAGCTTGAGGACTAAAATCGAAACGTCTTGCACTGTCGGCGATCAGTTTAGGCAGCGCCTCCGACCATGCGACGCCTTGCTCACCGTGAAGCTCTTGCATTCTATCAGTAAATGTATCAGGGATCACAAGCATGCCGCCTTGCTCCTTTCAGCAATGTAGTCATAGAAAAAAACAGTTACTCCCGTCTTTCTTCCCGCACTGGCTTCACGTGCTGAGGAATGTCACGTTTAGCTACGGGCAAGTACTCAATATCGAAGGATCCACGGTATCCAAAAAGCGGTCCAAAAAGTTTGTTTTTCACCTGTACATCAATTTGAAACTTCCCATTTTCATCATCGTACCACTCGCAGACATCCGCATAACCGGAAAAAATCATCGGAAACCGAAAACCTAGAATCCCCTCATAAAAAAATTGTTTCCCTGACCGCAGCCCCAT
Above is a genomic segment from Paenibacillus sp. HWE-109 containing:
- a CDS encoding response regulator transcription factor — protein: MTQPRMRILIADDMEAHIRRLERTFSQHADFECVARATSGYETVSLAGSHQPDVILMDIEMESQYAGIHAAKLVHEKHPQIKIIVLTVHKDENFIFAAFQTGITDYLLKDASDSEVIEAVRAAFNNESPIRPMIAEKIREEFVRVKKAETSLLNIIQIISELTPSELQVLRLLCEGKKRKQIADERCVEYETIKKQINSILKKFQMPDAAAVVRTINDLRIFEVLKKL
- a CDS encoding SDR family oxidoreductase; this translates as MEKITINKSSLQGKYVVITGATSGIGLAAAKELATRGANLGIVARNQAKANQVAAQIKASTGGSTTVDIFLADMASQKSIRQVAAEILKKCSRIDILINNAGALFETRQLTVDGLEMTWAVNHLAPFLLTTLLLDRMKESAHARVITTSSHGHKMAKKGINFDDLSAERLYSFPHKLIGGSTFRYAETKLANIMFTAELANRLEGTGVTAYCFDPGLVSTNFNQNNGLLARMTMAVMKMFSRTPEKGAETLVWLVDSDEITCHNGHYYTDMQMTIPSIPAQNMNAAKRLWAISAEQVRI
- a CDS encoding TetR/AcrR family transcriptional regulator, with amino-acid sequence MTQQNEQSPDPLHDERREQIKSAALKVFAQRGIAGTKMSMIAAEAGISQGLSYRYFSSKEELFTVLVQEAIEEAQLAIRNVNHLPGTPKEQLRALSKRMLDDSHKHYFLLLQQAQTSDEVPVKTKQIIDHYSPKDTIDQLVPLFIKGQQSGEFCEGDPYKLLILYLSVITGLMLQESPTNEGWLQEVDNLMKIIT
- a CDS encoding S1C family serine protease — protein: MNENKTQGTKVKSMFAAFMAGAVVVGGLMFTSDKMDLFGYDAQPVQSGVAAGAANSAAANVQTASLTGAGTNSVSAIVKTASPAIVKIETKVKQTNKGQNRRNTLQQGAESGDTIENGIGSGFIFDSSGYILTNEHVIDGADEIDVYVQGYDTPFTAKLLGSSYDLDLAVLKIQGDKAFPSLKLGSSDTTQVGDWLVAIGNPYDFDYSVTTGVLSAKEREISIDDEQGTRNYKHLLQTDTAINPGNSGGPLLNLNGEVIGINTAVNSEAQGMGFAIPASTISSVVDKLKNNETIPKEPAPYIGVALQNISTDMLEDLKINSTKGAIVAEVQQGTPAFAAGIRQYDVILDVNGTAISNTDELTKAVQAAAVGDELKITISRDGQTKNVTVKVGNRNAATSYQG
- a CDS encoding pentapeptide repeat-containing protein, producing MFQHSKQNYAGLSFGTQDLRYGELLSCTFNRCSFTNGSLEEITSSNCRFVECDFRGASLNGSYHKESAFENCNFNGANLFVSKFETCKMTGSDFSGTNMDGITIFQGDWSYTNLRHARLVRQDLRGVKFHEADLSGADLEKADLRDCDLTMAILSKAKLQGADVRGATMEGIDFKTFAVTGLRMDREQSVLFSLSHGARVG
- a CDS encoding class I SAM-dependent methyltransferase codes for the protein MKEEQTFNSEKALIYEKNSRISIPTYDTLFTMVQSYYRAQLSDKAASLLVIGAGGGNELAAWGPSNPQWTFTGIDISEEMLKIANNKSDQLGLENRVKLIHGTIDDLPLPGSKFDAVSCILVLHFIDDIQEKLKLLRTIKDHMQQGAPFVLVSAYGERDSAELRDRLNVWKSFWLDAGSDARKVNELVNNGIMKISFISENQIEGLLAESGFTNITRFYSTGIFAGWICHAE
- a CDS encoding NAD(P)/FAD-dependent oxidoreductase: MTYDCVIIGGGPAGLNAALVLGRARKNVIVIDEGRPRNQVTRETHGYLTRDGISPSEFRRIAKEQISVYPSVHFAADTAVSIAGTDGHFQITTAQGTIYGSKKVLFAVGKKDVPLDINGLADVYGKSAFVCPYCDGWELRDQPLVLIVKGANALHLAKMISGWTDHFTICTHGPDEMTSAEKEELAQHNVPVFDSPIRSIVSNEGMVQQVELEDGTAIPCTGIFFGPKLVTGSELPRAIGCEMTEAGTVVVDKFGKTNVPGVYGAGDSASEMYQAIAAASLGAMAGVSINNELIMEDWNKEASSK
- a CDS encoding RrF2 family transcriptional regulator; this encodes MKYSQATDYALHAMLYLVKSAPDKPVGVQLLAEKLGVSQTYLSKLMTKIVKAGLIQSSPGANGGYRLRHKQEDISFLDIIRAIEGSASLFECSFNHGNECPIQQVVMDAERNLEQYLASKKIADLANVVKAE
- a CDS encoding metal-dependent hydrolase; amino-acid sequence: MYVLISHVLTHAVLGSILAYLLNNGFQNKRMQNFPMLIYGAMIAISPDFFKYFLSSLISLSHSILFSLFLGLGFAMITRKKTFSKQFGIAVAIIWGAHLVPDSLEHGVPFFYPFFDAEISFDVLLLGDPWFLVPLVISLGTMFFQPTQKRVVSVFLTFAIVYLGVREVDKQIFLYQIKNQFNLTPEASIEVIPTAENLIRPLFPLDWFEWKYSVYSEQRIIIGQAFLLGRFPLPQLNAIYLSKNPLIRNDSFTYRSTQKEERQYKVLVEKEFQGKHYIAAMHQDKRTIFVFSPTDNTWYEMDKMDGDFLQQLITK
- a CDS encoding YbjQ family protein, which translates into the protein MAKNGVLITTTSVNEAIKLEHYRGIVSARVVTGVDLFSDLFASFSDVFGGRSATYQKQLKSIYDEVIHLLTEEAVKLGANAIVGVRIDHDEVSGKGKQMFMVTATGTSAFIPDYGYEKEVAAAGVKDEISFEKYQYEHKRLSMINNVNQDFNVVPNYWPTILEYYSPEVMAQVFKFYHSIDYDYNNSLENVFQYFAGVEEPLAKAFLYDKLQTNGKAMTVIKQAKLTDYDFIENLLVTNTEWIVKKYALVIVSGDKRKYHVDDIGKLEKLIHLVTRTFVQRGKHDSDKWTCECGKVNKSGIIYCKSCDQDDRGFKKGEVSIEDTLSKLKENLYVLQHIFGQA
- a CDS encoding aminoglycoside phosphotransferase family protein, which encodes MEKGILISQVISIAESNGLTDITPIELSNGGNLIIHLAPYPIVARIATVISKENAEYAYKILDRELRVSRHLQSKGVPVLCPADLSDAGPHDVAGTWMTLWDYIPPTVIQPPSPSEVVELVNGLSLAMKDFFDELPMLGVWERTSQSAARLRKHSDLRIQALIQVFLKVDKQMRLEPSLLIPCHGDAHSRNLLPTPDGWVWTDFEDVSLMPAYWDLASYVGNLALFGGTQEPTFTYILGQLNNGADLEAFGFAITARTLMSTLGNLDFALAGHGDLEFATRQLELAEDFIRQIDLIIRNE